In one Bufo gargarizans isolate SCDJY-AF-19 chromosome 11, ASM1485885v1, whole genome shotgun sequence genomic region, the following are encoded:
- the GSC gene encoding homeobox protein goosecoid — protein sequence MPSGMFSIDNILAARPRCKESVLLPQTGALLFPGLGESLYGGADYGGFYNRAVAPTSTLQAVNGSRLGFNNYYYGQLHVQAPVGPSCCGTMQPLGAQQCSCVPTATGYDGAGSVLMPPVPPQMLPYMNVGTLSRTELQLLNQLHCRRKRRHRTIFTDEQLEALENLFQETKYPDVGTREQLARRVHLREEKVEVWFKNRRAKWRRQKRSSSEESENGQKWNKAPKSSTEKTEEQSKSDLDSDC from the exons atGCCCTCTGGCATGTTCAGCATTGACAACATCTTGGCAGCCAGGCCTCGCTGCAAGGAGTCGGTCCTGCTCCCTCAGACTGGAGCCCTGCTCTTCCCCGGCCTGGGGGAGTCTCTTTATGGGGGCGCAGACTACGGCGGATTTTACAACAGGGCAGTGGCCCCTACATCTACCCTGCAGGCGGTGAATGGATCTAGGCTGGGATTCAATAACTATTACTATGGACAGTTACATGTGCAGGCTCCTGTGGGCCCCTCCTGCTGTGGAACCATGCAACCTCTGGGGGCCCAGCAATGCTCTTGTGTACCCACTGCCACAG GTTATGATGGGGCAGGTTCGGTATTGATGCCACCAGTGCCCCCACAGATGTTGCCCTATATGAATGTGGGCACATTGTCCAGGACAGAACTACAGCTCCTTAACCAGCTGCactgcaggaggaagaggaggcacaGGACCATCTTCACAGATGAGCAGCTGGAGGCACTGGAGAACTTATTCCAGGAGACAAAATACCCAGATGTGGGCACCAGGGAGCAACTGGCCAGAAGGGTCCACCTCAGGGAAGAGAAAGTGGAG GTCTGGTTCAAGAACCGCAGAGCCAAGTGGAGGAGGCAAAAGAGATCTTCATCAGAGGAGTCAGAAAATGGACAGAAATGGAATAAAGCTCCCAAATCCTCGACAGAGAAAACAGAGGAGCAGAGCAAAAGTGACCTGGACTCGGACTGCTGA